A window of the Microplitis mediator isolate UGA2020A chromosome 5, iyMicMedi2.1, whole genome shotgun sequence genome harbors these coding sequences:
- the LOC130668302 gene encoding microfibrillar-associated protein 1-like translates to MMMDYFVTNSALAAAPMGIQSTAGAVPVRNDKGEVSMKKVKVHRYVSGKRPDYAPAASSDEESEDDDFLEKCAKPIDPDVSKTTADYKSLTSRAYDEQDPRLRRLTRLVRKSDDEPATINERHRHIHEPEIIETEIKNAREKIKLESSDSSDDEELSDTEIERRREALKLRVLSKKDTEEEIIKDEEEKSDSSSAESSEYEEYTDSEEECGPRLKPVFVMKEDRITTAEHEKEAFKQQQMEVESKKMADERKRQTLRMVEEAIRKETQGGKTTDSKESKLEDVCTDDENDEVEYEAWKLRELKRIKRDREEREATEKERLEIERIRNLTEEERRQEAKLNPKVITNKAAKGKYKFLQKYYHRGAFYLDRDEGILARDSSGATLEDHFDKSILPKVMQVKNFGRSGRTKYTHLVDQDTTQFDSPWTSETAQNLKFHNNQSAGMKQMFEKPSFKKRKIDN, encoded by the coding sequence aaaaagtaaaagtacaCAGATATGTTTCTGGTAAAAGACCCGATTACGCACCAGCTGCAAGCTCCGACGAAGAGTCTGAAGATGAcgattttttggaaaaatgtgCCAAGCCAATTGACCCTGACGTAAGTAAAACTACTGCTGATTACAAATCATTAACATCAAGAGCATACGATGAACAAGACCCACGTTTGAGACGACTGACTCGTCTTGTTCGTAAATCAGATGACGAACCAGCAACAATTAATGAACGACACCGGCATATCCACGAGCCAGAGATAATTgaaacagaaataaaaaatgcccgtgaaaaaataaaattagaaagTTCTGATTCTTCGGACGATGAAGAATTGTCTGATACTGAGATCGAGCGACGTCGTGAAGCACTGAAATTACGAGTGCTGTCGAAAAAGGATACTGAAGAGGAGATAATAAAAGACGAAGAAGAAAAGTCCGATTCAAGTTCTGCTGAAAGTTCCGAGTATGAGGAATACACAGATTCAGAGGAGGAATGCGGACCTAGATTGAAACCGGTATTTGTTATGAAGGAAGACAGAATTACTACGGCGGAACACGAAAAAGAGGCATTCAAACAGCAGCAGATGGAGGtcgagagtaaaaaaatggCTGATGAAAGAAAGCGACAGACATTGAGAATGGTTGAAGAAGCTATTCGTAAAGAAACTCAAGGAGGTAAAACGACAGACAGTAAGGAGAGCAAGTTGGAGGATGTCTGTACAGATGATGAAAATGATGAAGTTGAATACGAGGCTTGGAAGTTGAGGGAACTGAAGAGAATAAAACGGGATCGCGAAGAACGTGAAGCTACTGAGAAAGAACGACTCGAAATCGAGAGAATTAGAAACCTGACTGAGGAAGAACGCCGGCAAGAAGCTAAACTTAATCCAAAAGTTATCACGAATAAAGCTGCGAAAggaaaatacaaatttttacaaaaatactaTCATCGCGGTGCGTTTTATCTTGATAGAGATGAAGGCATATTGGCACGTGACTCCTCTGGTGCGACACTTGAAGATCACTTCGACAAATCTATCTTACCAAAAGTTATGCAAGTTAAGAACTTTGGAAGAAGCGGTAGAACGAAGTACACTCACTTAGTGGATCAAGATACGACACAATTTGACTCGCCTTGGACATCCGAGACCGCTCAAAATCTCAAGTTCCACAACAATCAGTCTGCTGGAATGAAGCAAATGTTTGAAAAACCCTCGttcaaaaaacgaaaaattgacaattaa